From Alosa sapidissima isolate fAloSap1 chromosome 7, fAloSap1.pri, whole genome shotgun sequence, the proteins below share one genomic window:
- the LOC121714263 gene encoding protein LKAAEAR1-like isoform X2 — MASNTGLDRRKNQRSSNEMDLNKMCPQQRARCQAYMEPSKEAQRWTALAKQRVCATINVTKEKGLQDSNSRRPSDNKTRQDALVGQLKAAEARNRIRQKRLNYHNYRAQEINLMISSQATAQRALRVELLLPTSKSKMKTNDSLDKLQRRRVEEILDDERELTLSRA; from the exons ATGGCGTCAAACACAGGCTTAGACCGCAGGAAAAATCAAAGAAGCTCTAACGAAATGGACTTGAACAAGATGTGTCCACAGCAACGAGCGCGGTGCCAGGCCTATATGGAACCATCTAAAGAGGCTCAGCGTTGGACGGCGCTAGCAAAGCAGAGAGTTTGTGCAACTATTAACGTTACCAAAGAAAAGGGCCTGCAGGACAGCAACAGCCGCCGCCCCAGTGATAACAAGACGCGCCAGGACGCACTCGTTGGTCAACTCAAGGCTGCAGAGGCTCGCAATCGAATTCGTCAGAAGCGATTGAACTACCACAACTACAGG GCCCAGGAAATTAACTTAATGATTTCAAGCCAGGCTACTGCTCAGAGGGCTTTGCGTGTGGAGTTGCTGCTGCCAACCAGCAAGAGCAAAATGAAGACTAATGACAGCTTGGACAAACTGCAG AGGCGACGGGTCGAGGAGATCTTGGATGATGAGAGGGAACTGACCTTATCTCGCGCGTGA
- the LOC121714263 gene encoding uncharacterized protein LOC121714263 isoform X1: MASNTGLDRRKNQRSSNEMDLNKMCPQQRARCQAYMEPSKEAQRWTALAKQRVCATINVTKEKGLQDSNSRRPSDNKTRQDALVGQLKAAEARNRIRQKRLNYHNYRAQEINLMISSQATAQRALRVELLLPTSKSKMKTNDSLDKLQTIYLFGRGDGSRRSWMMRGN, encoded by the exons ATGGCGTCAAACACAGGCTTAGACCGCAGGAAAAATCAAAGAAGCTCTAACGAAATGGACTTGAACAAGATGTGTCCACAGCAACGAGCGCGGTGCCAGGCCTATATGGAACCATCTAAAGAGGCTCAGCGTTGGACGGCGCTAGCAAAGCAGAGAGTTTGTGCAACTATTAACGTTACCAAAGAAAAGGGCCTGCAGGACAGCAACAGCCGCCGCCCCAGTGATAACAAGACGCGCCAGGACGCACTCGTTGGTCAACTCAAGGCTGCAGAGGCTCGCAATCGAATTCGTCAGAAGCGATTGAACTACCACAACTACAGG GCCCAGGAAATTAACTTAATGATTTCAAGCCAGGCTACTGCTCAGAGGGCTTTGCGTGTGGAGTTGCTGCTGCCAACCAGCAAGAGCAAAATGAAGACTAATGACAGCTTGGACAAACTGCAG ACTATCTATCTGTTTGGCAGAGGCGACGGGTCGAGGAGATCTTGGATGATGAGAGGGAACTGA
- the LOC121714263 gene encoding uncharacterized protein LOC121714263 isoform X3 encodes MASNTGLDRRKNQRSSNEMDLNKMCPQQRARCQAYMEPSKEAQRWTALAKQRVCATINVTKEKGLQDSNSRRPSDNKTRQDALVGQLKAAEARNRIRQKRLNYHNYRAQEINLMISSQATAQRALRVELLLPTSKSKMKTNDSLDKLQAYSKYLSTRHLLDY; translated from the exons ATGGCGTCAAACACAGGCTTAGACCGCAGGAAAAATCAAAGAAGCTCTAACGAAATGGACTTGAACAAGATGTGTCCACAGCAACGAGCGCGGTGCCAGGCCTATATGGAACCATCTAAAGAGGCTCAGCGTTGGACGGCGCTAGCAAAGCAGAGAGTTTGTGCAACTATTAACGTTACCAAAGAAAAGGGCCTGCAGGACAGCAACAGCCGCCGCCCCAGTGATAACAAGACGCGCCAGGACGCACTCGTTGGTCAACTCAAGGCTGCAGAGGCTCGCAATCGAATTCGTCAGAAGCGATTGAACTACCACAACTACAGG GCCCAGGAAATTAACTTAATGATTTCAAGCCAGGCTACTGCTCAGAGGGCTTTGCGTGTGGAGTTGCTGCTGCCAACCAGCAAGAGCAAAATGAAGACTAATGACAGCTTGGACAAACTGCAG GCCTATTCCAAATATCTGTCGACTCGACACTTGCTAGACTACTAA